The DNA sequence ACGGCCAATACGTTGATGAAACAACTGATTTCAACTCTATAAGTTATTGGACCACTACATCTATGTATTATTTCTTCGTATGGACCGTTTGGTCCAGCACATATCGCCTCACGAACTATATCAACACAATACTGTGGCAAGTTTTTGTAGCAATCGGGTCCTGGCGGAGTATATGAGTTCGATTCGTATATAATTGTTGCACATATTACAAGGACCGTCACTATCTTGATCATGGATTTGAACTTCATTACAAATCTTTACTTTCCACAATGGTTcaactataatttttattaatctttAAATGAACATATATACTAGTTTAGATGGATCTGTTACTAAATTAGTGTTGATACATGAATTTTTATCTGTTACTAAAAATCaatgttaaaaattaaatatgcattTAAGTTTGTAGTCAAGAACACATAACGATCAGAGTCGTTATAATTAACACAAGCTAGAAAAGTTTCaataagttatgataataatcatatactggtactacataaaattttacaaatagaaaatcaaactaattaaTGTCCGCTAATATACAAGATGagtccacattccactaagttttttccacccactatttttatcatttcttaaaatatgtgtcgTCAAGAAACAGAGTCCTAATGACAGACGGAAGGAGAACTAGCAACGAGGAGactaaaaatatgtaaaaattattgatttacaTTACTACGGCCGTCTCTATCAGATACATATTAAACATAATCAAACAACAAGACCGgccaattatttttatgaacgGGGATAACAATATTGTGGGTATATATTAAGAGCATATATCTCTTGAAATATACTTCGATCATAAAATCAATCACCAATAGCTTTTCCTACACTCTGCATCACATTGCATGTCAGAccaaatattagtactagtatataagaAAATCGATCACACTAGTATAAATAAGGTAACATTCTTACTTTATTGTTAAGTACTGGGAAGGATATCCAGTTATAGCTTTGCACGATACGTGTATGAAGATAGCACGAATCCAAAAATACCCCTCTACTCGAAGAGTTATTGAGTTTCATTAATGTCTTCTTGAAAATAGGTCCAAACTCTGAAAATATGAATGCCAATGGTGAGAAATTAACATTtgatttcacaattttaaaatggaaaaacaaattaCTTAAAACTACCTTTTATTATTCCTATTTGTGTAGCATTGCACAGCTCCAAGGAACGTGAGCAATTTTCCCATTGTTTTGGATCCAGACCAGGAACAGTTAATATGAAGTTGTATCCAATCTGCAATATGTTAGAATAGATATAGATGAATAATAGCAGaggaaattatttatatttgatggATAAGAAgacatatagtattattagttttgtttcttggagtaatttttttttgaatgaaaaaatgtatGCTTAAGCTAAATGACAAGCAGAGTATATCAAGAATgataataatagaaataataacAACTTCTTACAACAATATGATGCATAGAGATGTATCGACTTTGTAGTACACGGTAAACAATACTAAATTCATGTAGTTTCATACTTGGAACGTATCAAAAGCTGATTCAGCTATAAAGAGTGGAGTGGCAACATCTTCAACCAAATACTCGGCAAAAAGacactaaaaattaatttcattaaaatgtGATCATCATTGTTGTCGTAGtataaaggaaaatgttgtaaacaaaatataatcatcTCACCAAATTTGGGTCCCTCTTAGATGTGCATGATCTAGGCAATAATGATCTAAGTTCCTGTGCCAAAAAACAgtacaaaataatttgttgtaCTGTATGAAAacttaattactaatttaattactaattaaatagtaaGAATTAGAATAATACATTTGCAGCAATCACTCCAGCAAAATGGCTTTCTAATTGGTTTGCCAATTCACCTTCCCTGTTAGGAATTTAATTAGGTGACATAccatgtaatttatttatattgcgTATGTATATCAgaaattagtttaaatttgaatttaccCGCGTATAAAAAAAACCACTATCCGATATACACTTGACTCTGATATTATTCGGAAACAGGGCTTGGAATCTATCACAATGTAGGATTGTGCTCAATCCACCTGCTGAGAAACCCGTCAAGATAGCctacaaataatcaaaataatgaatatatgttaataaatatacataaattgatAGTAATAGATTTAAAGCGCAGATATGTACATTGTGAGCATTCCCCGTTCCTTTGTTAAGCAGCTCCTCCATTATAGCAGTATAGATCCTCCCACCTCGGAATGTAAAGTTGTTAGCCTGAaccaattttaattgaatatataaataaattattttgatgtaaataatataattttaataaaattgagatgaaaatacaaatatatatatttatatgtctTACAGGATCAACTTGGTCGTCATCGGACAAAAACAATGAGCCATCACAGTAGTGAACAAAAACTTTATGCCAATCGTAgaactaaaaataacaaaaagcAAAAAACATAGTTAACTTGGggttaaattaataattaaaataattaattttataaacttaCCGGGATTAGATAGACTATCTGAGTCAAGGATTCCTTTGAATGGTAGCCCGTTAATAGGAAAATCAATGTCAGTGCTTCcataatactccttccgtcccggttaagatgacacattgcttagccggcacgagattttaggagttattggttaaagtgtttaatagGAGATAGAATGtggatgtaagtattaaagtagataaagaaagatggatattttaataggagtaagaaaaggtggttgagtgtattaattggagagagaaagttaccaaaaaaggagatgtgtcatcttagttgggacaaactaaaaaagaaaacgtgtcatcttaagcgggacggagagagtaggtTTTTGACCTATTTTGACAGGGCTCTTCCTCTAAATCACACCATTTACCGCCTTTACATGATAAAaccaaatttctttttaatttgaataaattacattatacacatgctcaaaatgtttttttgaaacaaattattaatatgcCGTAATACACCAAATTTCtccataattatattgtttatatACTATATGAGTTATATTTAAGTGAGAAATGTATATGGGCTTGTTTGACACAACGGcccataaaatatttgagaatagCTGAATAGATGTGTTTGATAAGTGAGAAAATGTTCCTTTTGCAGTACCTTTTGCAAACTGCCCCTTGAGTATTGGTTAggaaaaattaataacttattaattaattaccaataatttatttacttaattaatgaCAGACTAAGGCAACTTAGTGTTTGTGTTGTGAAAAAAGTGAGGTGTGGAGAAGAGCCCATAGCAAACTAAACTGGTCAAGAACACAAGATTTCCGAACTCGTAAAAACTctttgaaattatgaaaaagtaaaacaagaaagaacatgggaaaaaaaaaagataaatgtatcATCATATGAACATGAACAAAGgaacaagaaattaatttgaGGACACATGCACAAAATCTCCATCAGACACGTCAAATTTGGACAACAACAGGGAGGAACTATGGGAATTTcaaatcaacacaagatatcataaacttcataattaattaaaatataatgtaaaattactaattaaagaAAGATATAAATACCTCCAAGAGTACTAGCCAGTTTGTAGATCCATCTCCAAATCCCTCACTGTAGGCATATGCAGGTGGAGTTCCATCCAAacaaactaaataataatttaatcattGCAGTTAAGTGTATATGATTAGTTCCATGCTTATGCAGAAGTCAGAACTAAATTTGTTCTGAacaaagatgaaataaaataatactacaacaATCACGAAATCGCTGAATCTCTACCAAAAATATTCATTacttgaaagttgaaaataataaattaaatacattattGGAAATACATTTCTATTTCGCCGAACGCCTATATGTTGTATCGAATGGTTGTTTGgggtcaaaataaaatttctaagAGAAGTACTTctccgtctcataatagaGAGCACACTTGAGAATTGACTCGAGAATTTGGgcgatgttgttttgtgtgttaggtggagagagaaaaatagtactcagtatatttttattaatgaactttttccaacaaagaaaatgtgacatcttttatatGACAAACTATAAGGGAAAGTGAgacatctattatgagacaaagggagtataaagttacccaaatattataaaaacatCGATGAgatatttgaaataaagttatattTCATTCAACCTCTATTTCATATTCACCTCATAAAGTGACGAAGTATTATATTGCGTCATCAAAAAAcagataaatttataaatgacacatattttaatgtacaattagtaaataagattgaaatgagaaaaagtatgagtgggagagagaaaaggttgTGGCAAATAGTGGTATTGGATAAGTgatccacattattagtagtgtgTAATCGGTTAAAAACAttccatatttaaactttGGTATAATTTTTGGGGACAACTCAGAATGGTAAAACTTGTCTTTTTTTAGGATGAATTAAGTTAGTATATATCAAAGCCTCGCATTAAAATATTGgactttaaataaatatttgtatagtCAATTATATCTTATAAGAGCatttggtcctgcacatatggCTTCACGAACCTCATCAAAACAATACTTCGGCAAGTTTTTATAGCAATCTGGTCCTAGCAGAGTATATGATTCTCCTAAGATTGTTGCACATATTACAAGGAATATTACAAGGAATATCATCTTAATCATGGATTAGACTTCATTATCAATCTTTCgttttgacaaattttgttcaactataatttttttattagtctTTATATAAACACACTGCTTTGTATGGATCTGTTACTAAACTAATATTGAAACATAAACTTTTATCTGTTACGAAGTACTAAATTAATGTTGAAAAATTCTATATAATGCATTTTAGTTTGTAATAAAGACATACTGATTTGAGTCATTACaattaacacaaaatataagtTTCTCTTTAACTCTTCATAACATAATCAagacaaaaatcaaattaagtaTATTCCGTCATTATACTAGTACTGTAGATTACAAGCACGAGAAATCACAATTAGAAAAGGGTAGAAAGTCTCCCAGTGGTTAGACTAGTTTGAACCCGTGACCTAAAGGTCACCACAACTCCGTGCTACCGTACAACCCGTTggttcttttcctttttctttaattagaCATTTCATTCTATaagttctttttctttttataatatattaattgatcttaatttatattatactttttagctaattttgtaaatattcattcctaattttttcaataaatactttccatgaatttatgaatcaaaattatcaaaattagtagtattatttttggtcTATCAATTATAAATAAGTCTAAcctgaaagaaagaaagaaatactTAAACAATCATCAACAAATCATCATAACTATGTAATAACTTTACATACTTATGATTGGGTCCCCATAATTGTAAGAAATGAAGTGATGCGGTGGATGAAAGAACGAATTGCTCGAAAAATTGGGTATTACGAAAACGTAAATTAGCATTATTCCGAGCTTAATTGAATCGAGAGAGAGTgtacaaaataagaatgaaaaaaatcttCAACAAACTCTGAACCGCTATTTAAACATAAAAGTCCAACGGCTATATCCAACGGTTGAGATTAGATctatcattaattttaaactCGATCTGACGGTTGGTGAAACACAGTGTTGCACGCAGCTAAAACTAGCCCTTGATTCGAGCCATCACTTATGCTCACAGTTACTTTACATGATTGGTCCATTTCCTCAAAAATTAAAGAGGCATCCTGATGAAGTTTATATGTTCCAAACATCATTTATGTGATGCTTGCAGGGCCATTGCCATCACAtcaaaaatatctcaaaatataTGATAATTCAAAACTTACCCATACGAAATACTTATCAAATGCATTAACCATAAGATACTTATCAAAAATAAGCTTCAACACTCACTTTCGTtgtttttagaatttattaatAGAAGTTCTGATGGAAGATAGGCCATTGATAAGTACACATCGGAATGGAGACAAGATCAATCAATAAGATAATTTCAGAATGGAAGCTAGACTGTCCATATTATATTTACagatacaataatttttattatgaaaaatgaattcatgATAATTAACACTAGATCTAAAGAACCAGAAATTTAAGTATCcatcaaataataaagtaaattaagtATTAGTGTCCCTTTATTAATTTGGTAATACCCAACCATATTTCAGAATATATTTCATTGAGTCGCACCATTTTACAATAGAActattatacttattttttgttaCACCTTATTTAGTATTAATAAAAGTTGGTTGGTGCATTCACGTAGCTCCAGGTCCGTCATAGATATATCTCCAAATTTCACCTGCCATATCTACTGATTCATCGCGGCTCAAGTTGCAAGATTTTCCAACATCGATGGCCAATACGTCGATGAAACATTGAATATCAAGTATAGCAGTAATTGGACCGCTACATCTATGTATTATTTCTTCGTATGGACCgtttggtcctgcacatatcGCCTCACGAACTATATCGACACAATTCTGCGGCAAGTTTTTGTAGCAATCGGGTCCTGGCGGAGTATATGAGTTCGATTCGTATACAATTGTTGCACATATTACAAGGACCGTCACTATCTTGATCATGGATTTGAACTTCATTACAAATCTTTCCTTTTCACAATGGTTcaactataatttttattaatctttATATGAACATATATACTAGTTTAGATGGGATCTGTTACTAAATTAATGTTGATACATAAACTTTTATATGTTActaaataaatgttaaaaattaaatatgcattTAAGTTTGCACTCAAGAAGACATAACGATTAGAGTCGTTACAATTAACACAATCTAGGAAAGTTTCaataagttatgataataATCATACACATACAATTTTACaagtaaaaaatcaaactaattaaAGTCCGTCAATATACGAGATAtgctcatattccactaaccttttcccacccacttttcttaacaatTGTTCAAACCCGTGCCGCTACGagactaaaaatatataaaatgagacttttaatggcggacggaaGGTGTCACACCCTAACCCCTCTGACGtatatgtttataataaacaaatacaaattaaagtaAAGAAATCACATATTAATCATTTCACCATCCAAAATGCTATAATTACAAAATCCATCATCCATCGCACATATAAATGACatcaaatatcataaacaatttcatatccataagtagggatgtcaatcgggccagcccattgggtttcgggccaaccctattcgggttgcgggtcaatcgggtgcgggctaatcgggctgtgattttttcgggttataaaagttcaaccctaaccctaaaagctcgggtttcggacTAGCCCagttaatcgggttgctaacgataaaattaacatgcgctcaatccaataaataatagtgaaaattagttatatttttaaaatgtaaaatatttaattatgataaatttgagatatatgcttaaactcaaacataaacatgaccaaatactaatatttgagatttatataaaataaaacataaaatcaagaaattttaaagcatgttttagaaatttaaaagtatattttttaatgaatttgaagtttctaatttatatatctattattatgttaataaaattatttttttagtaatctatattataaaataaccaatgcattgtcgaattagagtcaaacaaatagaacgatAGAAATCTTATCGGGTTTccgggccagcccatcgggttttcgggcctggccctaacgggttgcgggttaatcgggtgcgggctaatcgggctgtaattttatcgggctagaaattttcagccctaaccctgtaaatttggcgggctattcggACCGGCCCACGGGTTacgggctacattgacatccctatccatatgcatatgtctctctattcaattgattattctgtgacaaatcaagcctggtatctgcctGGGATTTCCATTATATacgacccgaaggtcccttttaattatttgacctttccacgaaggcccctctttgcatattgacctttccacgaagtcccttctttgatttgacctttccatgaaggtccctctttgcatattttctttgactcgtaggtccattatcattgtatatgacTCGTAGGTCTATTTTCATTATCATTGATATCAGACCCATGGCAAGACTGTCACCTATCATCTTTAATCCAATGATGCATATAATTCTAatgctatataaaaatatgtccATTGCATCACTCACATATCCATATCGTATTCGTACATAAGACTCatttacattttctctctctgtgCCCTATCATCTGAGTATATATCGTAACGTTCCATTCCTTTAGTAGCTCGCTACAAGTGGCACACAAGTGTGAACTGTCCAAATTTTCATGTTGTTGGTCATACCGACGCTTCTAGTTGGTGCATCGTTTCTGGCTGTATGCCTGTCATGTGTATCTATACGAAATTAAGTTTATGCCTTTCATGAGAGTCTTGTGTTAAGAACTCGACGATTAATCGATCAGTCTTAACTTGGATAGGATCTGATACTACATAGAAGAAGCATGattaaaaatttctttaatttggaAGGGCTCTAGAGTAGCCAAGGGGACAAGAATAACATCTCTAGTTCGATTCTTATGGATTTTTATCATCGAGTTGCGACAATTTATTTGAAGGCAACCACTAAGTTCAATTGAACTTATCATGTCCATTCAGAGAACTACGTGGTTCAAATGGTTTTAGATAAACCCATTGAATTGTGAACTCACTTCTGATGAAAGCTTGAAAGAACATAAGATAGATCATGAAAATAGGGTGAAGTTGTATAGGATAGTTCAACTGTATGCTCAAATTGAAAAGATCTGAACATTAAGAATGACGATTTCAACATGTCAAGGCCTGAGATGATCAACCATGGGAGGGTTTAGAAATATACGCAATTGCCACGAATCAATATTGGTCATGGTTCAGCGACATCATACTATGAGATCATGGAAACAAATCAATGGATTCGCAGGTTTGGTTAGAGGCAACCAAGGTTAAAGAAACTTTTTAAAACGATCAAATAGATCCAATCCGTCAAGGAAAATGCAATACACTAGCCTTAACTTAGTGTTGCTGAAAGAAATTTACGAGCTAAAAACAATATATGTGATGGAACTGAGCTAAAAGAATTTCACTCATGTAAGAAAGATATCGCCACAAACATGGTTGCAACATAAAGAGGTGAACAAAGGTTCTAATATAATATGCCATCCTCTGAAGATAAATGCCTGAACGTCGAGATTATTTTGGAGTTTATAAATGGTGGGTCATAAAAGACGACAATCAATCAAGGTGCTTGAGAATATATGAGCAATCCAATTTCGGAAACTGAAAGTGAGTCACTACTTCcgtggaaaaatgaaatagtgaATGTATTACTTGCAAAAAATGTCAGTCAATCCAAAGTCTAAAATAAACAAGGGGCACTGTTAAGGAGGTTCAGAATCCAAGTAAGTACTGTTGATTAAAATCGTCTTATATTAACCTCGGAGGTGACATTCCCTTGTTCATCTTTCGAGAGTTGGAACATTATAAGATTGTTCTAGGGAATCCAAAGTTCTAAATTGGGATTTATCGCATTGCTACAACTAGAATTTATAGTTGAAGGTCAAATCTTCATTGTTTTCTTGGAAGTTCATAACGATCTTTCTTGCGAAATCTCATAGCTCTCGTGTGTGCTCGATGTGTAAAAAGGAGGCGTTCCTATGACGCGTCGCCACTGGTAACTTAAAATGAGAGATTAGAAATTTTCATTGGATCGTAGGTACGATCTATCATTGTTGCAGGGATACACCACCTAGCATATTTCCATGTCTCAATTTCCAAATCGTATGCCACTTATTTTCGTATTCTAAGTGTTCTTATCGTTCATGGAAAACGATAGGGAATTGTAATCATTAATCTAAGTTCGAGCTTGAACAAAAATCTCCGTTTTTCCTATTACTTGGGAAAGTGATGTTACAGTTGTCCACTTACAACTACTTGTTCAAACGTGTTGCAGCCTAACATACTTTCTTAGGCGCTCTATGTTCGCATACATAGTCCCGAATACAAGTCATTAACATCGTCACAATATGTTCAAAGATCACATATTTGATCATGCCTAACACATTACACTTAGTGTCAAAATGCAACTCATAAAGTTTCGTGAAAGATACATTTTCCTCAAAAAGGTGGCACAGCTTTTGCATGACTAAGAATATTTTTCCTTAGAAACTTCAAGAAACATAGGTATTTACCTCCTTTGCTGTGGTTGAACGTGACGAGTTGAGGTGTTGGGTCCCtttaaactttccattttagttatattctAGCCTAGTACTATCATTCTAGACTAAGGCTTGAAAGAAGgttcttgggtccagagcgaaAGAACggtgctctgataccactctgTCACGACCACAACTCCCTAGTGCTAGTGAGCGTAGCTATTTCGCGACTAAACAATTCTCAATGATCAAGGGACAACATAAAAAGGGTGAAATCACTTAAAGCAATAGTCTTAAAGGCATATGGGTACATAGTCAAAATGAATTCAGCGTATCAAGACTAAGTTCATAACTTTGTAGAACATAACTCTAGattgcagcggaagagtccaagacaaaatagCACGTATGAAGACATGCTACTTTGGGCTACCTAACTTCTTAgataatcataaaacaaaacatgacaTGACTAACATACTTGGAAATAATACTTAATTAGGCTTAAGAAGCCAAATGAACTCAAACGTGAATGCACCCTAAGTGCATGAtcattttattcctttttccttAATTCATAAGAAGTCCTTGAGcattaaataaatcatacGATTTAGTTTGATGTGGAGGTCTACCAATTATTCGTTTAACGAAAGAGCGTTACCTCctatataaattattcaagCATAAAAATATTCACCCGAGATCTACTCGTCATTTCCCATAAATTATTCGATTGAGCAACATAGGAGGGCCCGTGATTTAATCAGCAATAAAGCAGCCCAAAATTCAATCTAACTCCGGCCCAAGACTATTTCATAGTTGGCCCAAgtactaaattaaaagaagGGCATTACCAATACTCTTCACCTCCATCGATCTCATCTCTCCCATTTCATCCGGTCCGGATCACCTACGACTTTTCCTACAACATCCTCTACTCCACCCCTCACAAACATAATTAATAGGCCCACTGGCCCaccatcatattttatatttgtgagGGGTGGATTAGGGGATGTTGTAGAAAAAGTTGTAGGATCCGGAGTGCATGTCATCTCTTCACTTTCAATTTCCCAATTCACAAAACAAATCCCCAATCTGGTCCCTCACGccacactctctctctactgCTCCATCGCTCTTGTTCGATCTCCAGCCACGCCGCCACCACCGTCCTCGTTTCGACACTCAATCGAGACCCCGCCGCCGGGAC is a window from the Salvia hispanica cultivar TCC Black 2014 chromosome 1, UniMelb_Shisp_WGS_1.0, whole genome shotgun sequence genome containing:
- the LOC125199472 gene encoding pectin acetylesterase 8-like encodes the protein MEALTLIFLLTGYHSKESLTQIVYLIPFYDWHKVFVHYCDGSLFLSDDDQVDPANNFTFRGGRIYTAIMEELLNKGTGNAHNAILTGFSAGGLSTILHCDRFQALFPNNIRVKEGELANQLESHFAGVIAANELRSLLPRSCTSKRDPNLCLFAEYLVEDVATPLFIAESAFDTFQIGYNFILTVPGLDPKQWENCSRSLELCNATQIGIIKEFGPIFKKTLMKLNNSSSRGSVGKAIGD